CAAAGGATGTGGATAACTCCTTTATGGATAAGACATGTATGGAAATACTTGACTTGTCAGGTAACAGTGACATGGAAATTCTTCCAATAAGCCTATCAAAGGCAAGCAGCCTTGAGATGCTTGTACTTGATGGTTGTGATGGTTTGGAAAATGTGGCTGCCCCTAGTCggcttcctccctccctcaaGTCTTTTAGCTTTGATGGATATGGACCAGCTTCTCAATGGAAACAAAATGAGCTACCTCAGAAACAATTCCGTCCATCTCGCAGAACAGACAATAAGGACATCAGAATTTCCCAGATCTCCTTAGAGGGCTGCGCACAGTTGGAGAATCTGTTCCTCCGTGGACTACCTAACCTAGTAGAGTTGGACCTTTCTGGAACTGCAATCAAGATACTCGACTTCAAGACTATGGTGTTGGAAGTCCCAAGGCTCAAGCGGCTATTTCTAATAGGATGCAAGCACCTTCGTGCAATAATTTCTCCGCACAAGAGTGATTCTAAGTCAAAGTCTGACCTAGAGTTAATATGCATAGACACGCGAGCAACAACCGTGTTCTCACGGCCATCCCTTGACAAGAACAAGTCCTTCCGGTTGCAAATGCATGCTGTTGTTGTGGATGCAAGGATTACTCACTCTTTGTGGAAACTCTTGTATCCTTATGTGGACGCCCGTACAGATGTTTCTTTCAATATCCACATCACCTCTTCACCTGTGTATGATGCAGCTGTTATATCTGAAGCAATCAACAAGGATAAGATTGACACCAGTGATCAAGAGAGCTTGCAGCAGCTTATTCCAGCAGGCCGGTATGGTGATGTGCGTAGCATGGTTGGCGATGCTCCAATGCAGGCTTTCCCACGGCCTCTGACTATAAAGTTGGATCAACATGTAGAGATTGATGAAGGGAGCTGCTGTGTGGACAGTGCACTGGGAGAGTCACTAGGCTCATTGGTGGTATATTTTGGCGAATCCCTGCATTTGCACGACCTCTCAATACGTGCCTTTACTTCTCGAATCTGCGGTTTATTTAGCCACCTTAGGCGGTGTTGTGTGGAGAGGTGCTCCAAGTTGGATACCATTTTCCGTTGGCACATAGAGCGATTTGATAAACTGGAGAGCTTCTGGGCATCAGATCTTCTAATGGCCCGCTCGATTTGGGGTAAATGTCCACCCAGTGCGTACTTTGTCCAACGATGCAAAAATTTACAGCACCTGCACCTTCGCTCTTGCCCGAGGCTGCAGTTTGTGCTCCCGGTGTcgttctcctccttccccggCTTGGAGACCCTTCACATCATCCATTGTGGTGACCTCAGACACATCTTCATACTGGACGAGTATTACCTAGAAGAAATAACCAACAACGGTGTAGTACTATTCCCGAAGCTGACCACCATCTACCTGCACGACCTCCCGAAGCTGCAGAAGATATGCGAGTCATTCAACATGGTGGCACCCACGCTGGAGAGCATCAAGATCAGGGGGTGCTGGAGCCTGCGCAGGCTGCCATCCGTGGCGGCCCGTGGTGTAGGAGAGAAGAAGCCAACCGTTGAGATAGAGAAGGATGTGTGGGATGCTCTGGAGTGGGACGCCGGTCACAGCCCTGACCACTTCGAGGTGCCGGTCCACTCGCGCTACTACAGGAAGAAAATGCCCAGGGGCTCCGTCCTCAGGTACTATGTATGCATATTTCCGATTTCATCTCTGTTTTAGTTCATTGAGTTGCTCACTCTCTTATGTCTCTGTTTCTCACATCGCCTAGGTGAAACTCTGACTACCATGTGTTTCTTCCATCGCTACATGGGAGTGATGGGTCCTCCGGCTACTGCTGCTACTGCATCATTTACTTTGTTTGCTTGTGTGCTTGCTTTGGCGCATCTAGGCTCTGGGTTGCTGGCGAGCTGCTGAAACATAGAAGAAAATCCATGGGAGTGTGCTGTTGTGTGTTGTTTGTTGCCTTACGTGTGGAGCTTATGGAGGCTCCCACTATTGTGGCTATCAAATAAGATTAGTCCCGGTTTCTGCCTGCACGCACAGACCTGGGCGATGTGTGTGTCGTGTGTGCGCGCGCCAAGTGTGGCTTGCGATTGAATCAGCTTGGTGTGCTTTGATGAGTGTTTGCTATATTATGCGTTGTTTGGGATTGTAATTAAGCAGCAGACCTGTGTAAGTATATGCCTGCGTGCATTTACATGGCTGGCTGCAAGTGTGACTGCAGTATTTGAGAGTGTTTGCTATGTACCTGAACTAAGAAGCAGCTGAGATGGTTGTCATGTGTGTGCTTGCCTGCATGTATCGACCTTGCTGCTcgtgtgatttgtttgtgatgcttttgaaataaaacaaaacaaaaaaggcagCAGCTATGTGTGCCAGTTGTTGCAAATACCTGGATATCTGTGAATCATTCACCTCTTTGTGGAGTTTGTGGTGTTCTTATTTTCCAAGTTTTGACAGTACCTTTACATACTGTTAACAATAATGCATCCAGAGCAGTAGAGCACATGCTTTAAATCTCGCTGATGACGGATTGTAGCCCAAAGTAAAATAGATTCGGCCGCATACTTTAATCGATCTCTCGCACATGTTGCTGCAAAACAAGCCTCCATACTTGCTGCAGAGTCCTGAAAGTTAATGCCAGCTCGCTGACGATCGCCTCTTATTATAAGAGCAGATGAAGGTTCTTCTAAAGGCAGCAGAGTACGAGAAAGGGTGCCGATGGCCTGATGCACGCCGTTGTACATGCTTTCGTGCTTGGCGGCGGCAACTCGCGATATCTCCAATGTGTGTCTTCGGGCGCTGATGGCCTGGGGATTGAAAGGGCCTCTCCGGCTTTCCTTGGATCACGGGCGCGGACGTCGGAGTTTCAAAATCCTGGGCCGGGTGGGCCTGTAGTAGGGTTGGGCCGTGGATTGAGTCCAGGGCATGATCATATTCGGTCCAAAACGTGAGGCGTCAACGCGAAttccaatatttttttaaaaagtggTTACGTATTACTTAAACAATATTGTTTGGATTACAATCAAGCATAACTTGACGCATCACGCAGGATGGCACAAAATCATGCAAAACACCACCACTCGACACACCAATAGACCAGCGAGCTAAAACATTAGCAACTTCGTTACTACGACGGTCAATCTTACGAATCTGGATGCTTGGATCAAAAGCCATGAGCTCCTGTATGAGAGCAATGACACCGCAGTAGGGAGAGGTGTTAGGTGTCTTGCTTATGATAGCATGCACAACCGCCGCACAGTCACTCTCTAAAATGAGAGGTAAAGTCGAGAAGGTCCGAGCCATGCGGAGACCTTCCAAGCAGGCAGTGGCTTCCGCAGTCTCCGCATCCCGGCAATGCGCGATTTTGTTCCAAGCAGATGCAAGAACCGAACCACAATGGTCGCGGAGAACCGCACACCAACCGACAGAATTGTTAGTCGCAAAGAAGCTAGCATCGACATTGAGTTTCAAGATGTTGGTCTCAGGGGAGCCTCCCAGGTCCCTTCCACCTGGTATAGACTTTGGGCCTGGGATTGGCTTGGTGAACCAGAGAAGAAGCTATGATTGATTTGCCTTTACTGCCAAAGGTCGGGGAAGGAAGGTTGCTTCCTTGCATGGAGTGCACATAATTCACCAAGAAATGAGCAGAAGCCTCAACTGACTGTTCTCCTTTGTCAAAAATGAGATCATTTCTTAAGTGCCACGCTCGCCACCACAGGAAAAGAAGTTTGGTACGAGTATCTTCAGTAGCCTTGTCCAGGAGGATGAGGACCCAATCCCTGTCACTTAATTGAAGTTCAGAGTCTGGCGGAAGATCCCAATATTTCCTGATGCTCTCTAATGCGAATTCCAGTATGAATCTGCAAGGTTAAGTTTTTCCGTTCAAGCACAAATTTCACTGTAAATCTATTAccccctccgattcatattaactgtagaaatcttacatgtatttagacaccttttagacatagatacatccaatatttgagtaaatttgagacaattaatatggatcggagggagtatttaatatttttataaAAGGTAAAAAATCACAACCAGCTTTTAATTCAAAATCGTTTTTGAAAAGCTTAAATTTGGTTCGGGCACTCAAAACACGcctgatatatatatattttgacaTAACCAACTTTGGTGATAGGGACACTGCCGGATTCCCAAAACAAGTATCCTCATGCATCTACTACTTTAGACAAAAGAGGATGAATTACCAAATCTTGCCTGGCATGGTTATCTCTGGCAGCACAAACTACCACGAAAAACTGTAAGGTTGTAGCAGGAATCATCTTCTTtagaaaaagcaaaaaacagagcagagcagagatGTATTACTTCATGCTTTGCCAAagataaaaggaaaagggggCAGCAAGAAGAAGGGCTCTACAGCAAGAGTGGAGACAACAAGCAAAATGGCAGTGCTCTGCAGGACAATTTGCTGAGTGCAGCTTTGGAGGGCAAACCTTTTACAGGTATACTCCTGCACGCATATCTCGCATCTCTGATTTGATTTGGTTTCTGTTTTCTCGAGCTGCTCATGTCTGCTATCTGGTGAGGTACAGTTGCATTTGCTATAATTGCGCCTAGTTTAGTATAGGTAGGAATACTGATTAACGATGGTGAAATGTATGGTGACTAagatttttctgttttgtgtATGCAGTTGGTGGCGAAAAATCTGGAACTGAATATGGGTTAGATTCATCGACTTTGCTGCTGTTCTGTTTCTCTTTTCGTGTTTCGTCAGAGGAATATATTCATCATGAGTCCTCATCCATCAGTTGGAGATTGATTAGAGTTGCTGCTTCTCTCTTGGTCTTCGGCAGAGGAGTTCACCATGAGTCGTCCCTTGGAGTGGGTAATACTCTTGTGCATTGTACCCTCACATGCATGGTTTCCTTCTAGCTGGGAGTAAAGCCTACGAGTTCAATTATCTGCAACACCGCGCCTAGTATGTGAAAAGGGTACCTCAGCAAACTCCCTTCATCCATCACCCTGTTTCAAATGGGTCTTAATTCTCTTGAAAATGCAGTGATAACACAATTAGAAACAGAAAACCCAGTTCATTTCTTATAACAGATCCAAGTAGCTCCCATGAATCTAGCTCACCATCAAATACGAACTGTTAGTGGGTGCAACAAAACTGAACTCGTATCATGAACATAAGCTGACACTGTATATTGGGAGGGCGAGAACTGGCGGATGATTTCCGACCACCCTTTTTTGGCAGTTAGAACAGGTTTTCAATTCTCTGTATTTTTGTCGACATCTTCACATTTATTTTTCCGAACTTTCTGTTTTCTCAACTTTTGGTTGTCCTTCAACTTTTCAATTTCTAACTTCTATTTTTGGTTTTCTCGACTTTTTAAATTtctaacttttgatttttacAACCTTTTGGTTTTCTCAGCTTCAGAATTTCATGAACTTTTCGTTTTTGAGAAGAGTTttcgcaaaaataaaaaggaaaattaacACAGATCACccaaacacaaaataaaagaGACCGGCGAAAGGGGAGGAGCCTCGGCGGCAGCGTGCTAAGGAACATGACTGGAGGGGCCACAGCGGGAGGAGCCACGACCACAGCTAAGGATTAGAGGCAGTGGCCCGCGTGGAGGAGCGGCGAGGAACCCGGACGGCAGCCGGGGAAGAGGAGCCTGAGCCTGACAGCGCGCCGGGAGAACTCAGGTCGGCGCGCAGCTCGGAGCCCGAGCCTGAGCCTGACAGCTGTGCGAGCATCGCGAGAGGAATGGGAAGAGACGAGGCAGGTAGGCCCCGCGTTCGTCCGCTCTGTGCGAGCATCGCGAGAGAGGTTTCTCGTTGTATATATGGAAGAAAATAATTGAAACTCCCCGTAAACTACTCTGCCGTCGGCCTGGCCGCAAGGAGTTGATGTGATTCAAACGAGTGTTCGGATACTAATTCGCTTGTTTAGAGATGCACTGTTGGTATATGCTAACAAATCGGTGCTGCGGCTAGCAAAGGCGAACTAACTTATTTACGTGTTTTACTTCAGGCGTTCTACTCCCGTCATGTTGATACCGTCAGAGAGGAGATATTAGAATATCTTCTAACATCTGCTGTTATGCttttgaaataaaacaaagaaaaggcaGCAGCTATGTGTGCCAGTTGTTGCAAATACCTGGATGTCTGTGAATCATTCGCCTATTTGTGGAGTTTGTGGTGTCCTTATTTTCCAATTTTTGAAACAGAGGTTGAAATGCTACATTGAACAGTAGCGACTACATAAGTTAACAAACAATAATGCATCCAGAGCACATGCTTTAAATATAGCTGATGACGGATTGTAGCCCAAAGTAAAATAGATTTGGCCGCATACTTCAATCGATCTCTCAGAGGTTGAAATGCTACATTGACAGTAGCGAGTACATACAGTTTACAAACAGTAATGCATCCAGAGCACATGCTTTGAATCTCGCTGACGACGGATTGAAGCAAGTGCAATTTGAGTTCTCATTGGTGCTTGTACGGTTAGGTAAAACGGATTTAGCCGCATATTATGATCGATCTCTCACACATGCTGCTGCAAACGAAGGCCTAATTCCAGCTCGCTGACGAGAGCTGGTGCCGATGCACGCCGTTGTACATGCTGGTCCTTGGATCATGATCATGTTTCGTCGGAGTTTCAAAGTCCTGGACTGAGTGGGCCTGTAGTAGGGTTGGGCCGTGGGCTGAGTCCAGGGCATGATCATGTTTCGTCCAAAACGTGAGGCGTTTTCGCGCTTGAATTTGGAGCCGCTTCCCCCCCAGGTGTCAAGCCAATTCCAGTATGAATTTCTAAGGTTAAGTTTTTCGGTTCAAGCTCAAATTTTCACTGTAAAATTTAGTCTTCAATATTTTGTTAACAGCTACAACATCACAACCAGCTTTTAAATCAAAATCGTTGTTGAAAAGCTTAAATTTGGTTCTGGCACTCAAAAAACGCCTGGTATATATATTTGACATAACCAACTTTGGAGAAAGGGACACTGCCGGATTCCCAAAACAAACATCTTCATGCATCTACTACTTTAGACAAAGGAGGATGAATTACCAAATATTGCCTGGCATGGTTATCTCTGGCGGGCTGGCGGCACAAACTACCACGAAAATCTGTATGTTTGTAGCAGGAATCATCTTCTTTAGGAAAAGCAAaaaagcagagcagagcagaggtgTATTACTTCAAGCTTTGGCAAagacaaaaggaaaaggaggcaGCGAGAAGCAAAGGGCTCTACAGCAAGTATGGTGGAGACAGCAAGCAAGGGACCATATACATTCTTCAGCTAGAGAGAGGAAGCAAATGGCGGTGGTCTGCCGGACAATGTGCTGAGTGCAGCTTCAGAGGGCAAACCATATACTCCTGCACATCTCGTATTGCTGTGCTCTGCACGCCAATTTACTGAGGTGTACGTACAGCTTCGCAGAGCAAACCAAATACTCCTACACATCTCGATCGCATCTCTGCTCTGATTTGGAGGTGGTGCCAAATTTTCTCGAGCTGCTCTTCTTGTCTGCTGTTTGTTGAGGTATGTACGTAGGATTAGGAACAGTAGCATTTGCTAGCTTCCTTTCTTCCGCCGCTAACTATTCTGCTAAAAAACGTCTGCGTGCAGTTATGCAATAGTAGTATAGCACACATGTTCGTAACATGctgtggttgttgttgttgcaggTGGCCGGCG
The Brachypodium distachyon strain Bd21 chromosome 2, Brachypodium_distachyon_v3.0, whole genome shotgun sequence genome window above contains:
- the LOC100836941 gene encoding uncharacterized protein LOC100836941, yielding MGRPDKWQLDGKDVDSSRERILGIVSFEREGNEKVFYIDGWNGFGASAVLRSVAEVIPSRRTTPGLYFDRVIFIDCSKWKNRRAVQRAIAEELKLDSSVMSRLDEQDEKDDFYEVDESLRYEIDSVGKVIDQTLSGTKFIIIFLNGSDAEIDLGSFGIPPFTKFCENAMIWAFKRRCLTMDHFHRKVADELRYTHSFIYFSLQIEELTSSQFEAILHEEVADIVARKPCMLDIDPTIVANCCLYELFLLYNFHIATKFDWVPHASNYWICDAIIKEDKTRDISNALHREIKWKCDASLLDGILKQKMFMKHLNPPFLVIKDDDVYEEGPYRWISVTSRNTEVHGMQTIPETSSSFFLAFERSNHPQTLPHGLFEQSSKLGVLILCCCAFNFTSPPFMKCGSLRFLGMDHCSDDKTIEGEDHTEWSCLYSLLVLDLRYTNWNEILSEEKLELMSNMRELNIEGTRCWQYATVLQGRQSNLQRLRIIKPTCQSEASKDVDNSFMDKTCMEILDLSGNSDMEILPISLSKASSLEMLVLDGCDGLENVAAPSRLPPSLKSFSFDGYGPASQWKQNELPQKQFRPSRRTDNKDIRISQISLEGCAQLENLFLRGLPNLVELDLSGTAIKILDFKTMVLEVPRLKRLFLIGCKHLRAIISPHKSDSKSKSDLELICIDTRATTVFSRPSLDKNKSFRLQMHAVVVDARITHSLWKLLYPYVDARTDVSFNIHITSSPVYDAAVISEAINKDKIDTSDQESLQQLIPAGRYGDVRSMVGDAPMQAFPRPLTIKLDQHVEIDEGSCCVDSALGESLGSLVVYFGESLHLHDLSIRAFTSRICGLFSHLRRCCVERCSKLDTIFRWHIERFDKLESFWASDLLMARSIWGKCPPSAYFVQRCKNLQHLHLRSCPRLQFVLPVSFSSFPGLETLHIIHCGDLRHIFILDEYYLEEITNNGVVLFPKLTTIYLHDLPKLQKICESFNMVAPTLESIKIRGCWSLRRLPSVAARGVGEKKPTVEIEKDVWDALEWDAGHSPDHFEVPVHSRYYRKKMPRGSVLR